The nucleotide window AGTGCCATTTTCTCTCATGTGGACAAGACGAATGAAAGACATGAGAGATTCTGAAATGTCTCACTTTCACACGAGGAAATACGAACCAGGTAACCAACCTGCAACTACCTATCTAAGAAGGACCCATTAGGCAAGAGCAACCTGTTGTTTCTTCACTCTTACAGAAGTTTCCATCGTTTCAGTCGACTTTCCCTTCCACCTCACTTCGACCCTTATCAACACACCACAAAAACCCTTTTCACTCACCTTGCCGACAAAATCATCACATCCCTCCAATATCATTCCCTACCACTTTTTTTTGAATCTGAACACATCAAGCCTCCCCTTTAAAGCTCTGATACTTGCTACTGACGAAGATGACTGGCAACGAGGGCGAGtccctcggcgacgatggtTACTCGCGCACCATCGACAAGCTCCGTgagctcggcatcgccgaTCTCGTTCCGCTTCCACAGCTCGTTGTGGTCGGAGATCAATCCTCGGGTAAAAGCTCCGTTCTCGAAAGCGTCACTGGCTTCGCCTTCCCCCGCTCCCCCGAGCTCTGCACCCGTTATGCCACTCAGATCACTTGCCGTCGTGATGAAACTGAGAGCGTTCATGTTACGATCATTCCTAGCCAGGAGTCAAACGATGATCGGAAGGAACGATTGCGGGCTTTCGTCTATTCGGTTCAAAAGAACGATATGGCCTTGGCCGACGTTTTCGCAAAGGTGCGTAGAGACAATCACAGAGTCATATGGGAGAACCGTACTAACAACCTCTCCAGGCGAACAAGACCATGGGACTTCGCGGCGTCAAAGACGGAAGTGCCTCGGGCTCAGCATTCACCGAGGACATCTTGAAGATTGAGATCGGTGGTCCAAAGGTACAGGTCCACATGTATCAAAGGGGGCATTGAAGAGAAACCTGGCTGACGAGGGTAAACCAGCAACACCACTTGACCGTCATTGACGTCCCTGGAATTTTCCGCACTGCCACCAAGGATCTAACGACCGATGACGACATCGTCCTGGTCCGAAACATGGTTCAGAGATACATCAAAGATCAGCGTACTATCATTCTGGCCGTAATTCCCTGCAATGTCGATATTGCGACACAGGAAGTCCTTACCTTGGCGAAGGAGGTCGACCCTGATGGGATTCGGACCATGGGTGTCCTCACCAAGCCTGATCTCGCTACCGAGCGCGCCACCAAGCAGATCGTCtgcgagctcgtcgagggcaaACGCCATTCTTTGCGACTCGGCTATTGCGTCGTGAAGAACCGGAGCGCTGACGATGAGACCTCGACCATTAAGGACCGTAACTCCTCTGAGAAAGCGTTCTTCTCCGCGGCCCCGTGGACACGGCTGAAGTCCACCAAGAGAGTTGGCGTCGGGAGTCTTTCAAAACGTCTTCGAGACTTGCTCCGGGATGTTTCCAAGAAGGAGTTCAAGAACGTCACTGCAGAGGTCCTTCGTATGCTTCGCGAGAACGACTTGGAGTTGGAGCGCATGGGCCCATCACGAAGTGGCCCGGATGCCCAACGAAGATTTCTCGGTCAAGTTGCTTCGGATTTCCAAGATGCGGCCCGTCGGGCTCGCGATGGCCACTACAGCGGAATGGCCATGTTTGACGAGAACCCCAACCTCCGTCTCGTCACTCTCATCGTGAGCATCAACGAAGAGTTCAACGACACCTTTGCTCTGCGTGGCCACACAAGACACTTTGACGGCCCCATTGATCAGGAGGATGACATGGAGAAGTCCCCCGAGCCTTCGAAACCCATTGAAACTGATCGGAAACTCTCTGGCATACTGAGAGAAGTGGGCTTTGAATGCCCGGAGCCGTTGAGCGACTCTTTGCTGGCTGACATCGAGATAGTCTTCCACCAATCTCGTGGAGCTGAACTTGGATCGGTGAGTATAGAGAAGTGACATAGCATCTTTCAATCAAGCTGACGGGTGAAATAGTTCGGAGGTTCAGTCTTGGCACAGGTCTTCAAGGAGCAATCCAAAAAGTGGAAGCCACTGGTTTTGCAACACGTCAGTCGTGCCATTGTGATCGTCCACGACTTTATCGGCGAAACGCTTCGTCTCAAATGtcccgacgacggcacctTCGAGGAGCTACACGATCAATTCCTGCTGCCCAAGCTCCGGGCCTCATACCAGAGAGCTATGGACCATGCCCAGTTCctcatcgacgtcgagctcaGCGGACAGCCGTACACGATGAATCACTACTTCAACAGCAACCTTCAAGTGTCTCAGGCAACGAGACTGCAAGAGGCTATTGACAAAGTCGTAGGCCCGGCGACCTGCAATGCCTCTGAAAACGGCGCGAGCAACGGTATGAGCAAAGGCGGTGGCTCTGGCTCAACCGCAGCACCAAAGACAACCGGAGGCGTCTTGGGACCTGATAGAGATGAGTCGCCTTTCAACTTCTCGCAGCAAAAGAAAGATGAACCATCCGGTGCAGCGGGCTGGTGGGTTCCGAGGGCGATGATCCCCAAGCTCACGACGAACCGTTCCAACGCGGAGCAGGTCCGAGAGGACATCCACGACATCCTGCGCAGCTACTACAAGGTCGCCCGCAAGCGTtttgtcgacgtcgttctGCAGCAGGTCATCTTCCACTTTCTCCTTGATGCTCGAGACAGCCCCATCAAGATTTTCTGTCCGGACCTAGTCATGGGGATGAACGACAGGCAGCTGAGAATGATCGCAGGCGAGGACTCGGCCACGCAGGAGAAGCGTGAGCACCTCGCGAGGATCGTTGAGAATCTCAAACTTGCGGCGGAGGAATTGAGATTTGGATCGAAGTAGACTGGAATACGATTGGACATCGGCTGGTATGCTGGCTACCTTGAAAACTCTGAGTTTGGAGACATGGTGGGCGAGGATGGGTTGATGTTGAGGTGAATAGAGCCAGTCACAGACAGCAAAGCAGACTCGAGCACGTAGCAGCCAATCTCGGATTTCATGAAAAGAAAGCCACACCCTTCTGGAAAATGGCATCATAGTGCGTTATCGTGCATTATTTTACGTTATTCTTGATAACATTTTACTTTGAGCCGTCATTCCAGGGAAGATCCAAGCCGACGAAGACTACCGCCACCAACTTAGGCAACGGCATAACAGTGGTGCTGAACAGAAAGGTCGACGACATATGAAAACTTCCTCCGCATAGTAAAACGCAAAGACAAAGTTTCCGATTCAAGGGTCAACTTCAAGACCCGATGTTTCAGAAGAAAGGCCCTCAGAAACATGAACGACCTGTACATACCCTCAGTGCAAGAGACCGTTTAACCTCCGTTCAGCACACAGAGGGAGTCCATGTCAAAATAGTAGGCTCTCCCTGATAGAAGATGTATGGATGGCATTATAAAACGGCAAATCATTGCGTCATGCTTAAAGAAAGTGACGCCTCtgcgctgccgccgttggTCGCACAAATAGAGATGCTGCCCCCCGAGAAGTCGATGTACATCAGTCCGGCGCCGGACGCCCTGTTTCCGGAGAAGTACTTGGGGCCGGAGCTGCTGTCTCCGATCTGGATGATGACTCCGTCGGCCGTGGTGTACGAGAAGCCGTAGTTGCCCTCCTGGATATTCAGGCCGGTCGTCGGGAAGCAGGACGTTACCCCGGCCCGCAACTTTTCATCCAGCTTGAAGACCTCCCCACCGGGCGGGGCTTTCACGGGCTGCGAGGGCTCCTCCGTGATGGCGAAGGTCAGCGGTAGGGAGCCGGAcccggtgccggtggcgcAGATCTTGAGTGCCGACCCGGACTCGGCGTAGAATGTGCCTGTCCACGGCCCCTGGGACTGGTGGTATCCTTCATCCGTCGAGCCGGTCTGGATGCTGACCAGCATGCCCGCATCGACGTCGAAGGAGAAGCCGTACGTCGTCTCGGGCGTGGTGGAGAACCCGGTGGTGGGGAAGCACGCCGTGGTACCCGCGTCGACCTGCTCCTCCAGCGAGAACAGAGTTCTTGGCgcgggcggtggtggcggcggcggcggcgcggtcgTCTCGGCGGGCGGGTTGCTGGTTGAagccggaggcggcggtggcggggcGCTGGTCGGGGTCGGCGggatggtcgtcgtcgacgagacgaCGGAGCAGGCCTCGCCGCTGAGGTCCTGCCTCCGGAACTTGGCGCTGCTGGGGCGCGAGCAGACGGCGCCCTGGCCGTTGAAGGcgacctggccgccgtccggCGTTCGCTGGTACGCCATGTCCATGAGGAGCTTCTTCATGTTCTCCGCCACCTTGCCGGTCTGGTACAGCTCGGGGTATTCTCCCAGGGCGAGCAGGTACgccgcgaggccggccaCTGCGGGTGCGGCTGTGTGTCCAAAAAGGAAGACGGTCAGTAAGGGTTCGACTTTCCTGGCGAGTATATTCATGGCTCTTAACGACGGGTGCACAATCACTAACCAAAGGAAgtgccgtccttcttctgcGTGCCAAAGACAAACGAGTTGGCGGCGCATTGGACCTGGACGCCGGGCGCCATAACGTGGACCAGGGGGCCTCCctgggagaaggaggcgtTCTTGCCTGTGTTATCGACAGCCccgacgttgatgatgggcacgccgtcggcggccatcaTGGGGGGCCAGGCGTCGACATCGATAGCGGTCGCTTTTCCGTCCTAGAAGAGAGAAGGGTGGGATCAGCTTCCATGGGTCTCCCGGACGAGAGGGGATGAagagggatggatgggcaCGTACCGCGACCTCCTCCCGGTCGTCGTTTCCGGACGCCGCGAAGAATACAATGTCTTCTCTTATCATCTCCTTGACATAGTGCTCGATCATCTTTCGGTTGAATGTGGTCGGCTTATCAACTGAGACGTATGTCAGTCGACGGCTTCCGACCTGGCAGAAGGGGTGCCAGCCCGTGGGTTCCAGCAGCCAGCTGCATCTACACTTACTCGAGCGTGAAAAGTTCACGATGGCTTTGCCCTGCAGTTTATTGCTCCTCACGTCCTCCAGGATCTTGTTCAGCCCGTCGAGCGTGTCGACGGAGCTGTCCCCGGCTTTCACAACGACGAGGTTCGTCTTCTTTGCGACCCCGTACTTGGGCCCGTTGACCTTGGACCCAGCGCAGCTGCCGTGGCCACCGGGATCcgcatcctcctcgacggaCCTGTCGGCTTGGGCACCTGCGAAGATCCAACGCGGTTTGACGGCCATACCGGTGTACTCCTGCGTATCGGAGTCTGATGTCAGTTTTGGAGGTTTCACAGAAAAAAGGGAAGACGAGAGGAGAGTCCACCCACGCTGTTCTTGGTGTAGTAGCCGCTGTCTAGGACGTAGACAGTGATGTCGGCCCCGGCGCTGTCATCGTACGTGTAGCTCTTGAGCACGGCTAGATCCACCAGCGGAGGCTGCGAGAACATGATGAGCTCCGTCGGGGCCCTGTCCTGCTTCACGACGGCGCGCTTCCTGATCCTACCGAGCTTGTCGAGCGATTCCATCCACCACTTCTCGtggacgtcctcgtcgcgcTTGCTGTTGGGGACTGGCACGGACGCTCCGGCGTTTGTGTCGAACTTCACAACAGGCTCGATGCCGCCAACCTGGATGGCGTGTGAGCCAAGGGTCCCAAGAAAAAGATGTGTAATTTGCTGATCGAgcggaaaggggggggggggttgttaTACATACCAACGGGTCACTGGAGATGGTCGTCTCTTGCGCGGCTGTGATATTGGCGCTCACGAATAATACCACCGTGTCGCTTGTCTCCCGGTAGTTTCCTGTGCCAAGCTCCTTatcgagaagggcgaggaagtccttcttctcctggtCCGTGGCCCCGTCCTTCGGGAAGATGACGCACGGCGTGGGGGTCCCGCTCGGCACCGAGCTTGTAGACGTTGAACTAGCCGGACTTGTGCTCGTAGACGTTGAACTAGCCAGACTCGTGCTCGTGGACTCCTTGGGGGGTTCCGAgctggcgggcggcgcggaggagggcggtCGGTCCGGGTCGTCGGGCTTGTCGCCTTCCGACGAAGAGCTTGCTGTCacggccgcgccggccccgacggcaactggcgccgccgccgagcccgcgATGGTGAAGAAACCGCCCCCGGTGCCTCCCACGACGACCacgccgacggccacgaCGATGGTGTCGCCATTGCTGACCGTTGTGGTCACCGGCGCCGTGCTTGTTGGCGCGGCTGATGAGACGGGCCGGCTGGTAGTGATTGGTGGGTTCGTAGGGGCGGAAGAAGGAACGCGAGACGTTGTAGCCCCCGAGGGAGGGATTgttgaaggggggagagatggGCGGCTGGACGAGGGTATCACCCGCCCGGTCGATGTTCCATTAGTTAAGGGAGTGGCTCGTCGGAGAAGGTGAACAGCGTCGTGGTACGGCTCTCTCCGGAGGTCGGTTGCTGCGACGGAAAAAGAGAGCAAGCCCAGGCTTAACAGGAATGAGCGTTGTATGTCGAACTTCATGTTCGGCTAACGAGAGTGGGGTGTTTGAAAAGAACGTGTAGCAAGTGATGCCAAAAGAGTAGCAAAGGGGGAAAATGTGTGAGAAGTCCGCTCAGTGCATGTTGATTAAGTATTTGGATGCCCGTGAAGGTGTACCAACGTTCCCTCTTGAGTATCCCTAGCCGGAGTGCATATCACTATTTTAGTGCATGAACCCGAGCACCGCCCTAATGAACTCTTTCAGAAACCCAAGATTACAGCGACGGTTCAATATAGTAAGTCCCAGCTCGGCGTTCTGCCAAATCCCGATGCTGTACGGCATTTACAGCCGGGTGTGGGACGGACAGGTCACTAACACCGCCCCATTGGCAGAACTCCAGTCTCTCTCTACCAGAAACATACTCATCAACTCAAAGAACGACCGGGTCTTGCAAATCAATCCATCCAAGAGTCTATTTCGGGAGTCCCGCTTGTCGACGGAGTCTTCGGGCCAAGATGTCAGATCACGGCGACCAATACCGTTGCATCAACCATCGCGCCGCCGTTGATTAAGTCGTGTTGGTCTACTCCGCCACTAATGCTAGCAAAAACTTAAATTAAAGAGTCGGCCAGAAAGGTCGACTCTGTGATGGCGCTTTTCCCGACGATTCGTCTGTGGCGGGTCCACGAAGCTCGCTTAAGTCGGCATCTCTGGAGCCATCATTCCTGCAGGCGTTCCAAGTGAGTGGGACAGCCTTCAAGACTTTGGACAACGGTATGTGGCTGAAACACTTCCCTGGACCCTGTACGCATAGTCTGTGTTTATGTCCGTAAATCTACTTAGCCCTTTTGGCATGTCGACTTACTTGAAGCTAATATTTGTCGCGACGCCATGACGACTTGACGAATCACGTTCTTAGCCAAGCTACGTCATCTGATGACCCAACCTAATCTCATATGGACCGCAGATACTTGATGCCGAGCTGCGCACTCGTCCGAAATAACCGAGACTAGCTCTTTCCTGCCGCTCTTCTTTGGTGGTGCAGTTAATCTTGATTGTCACTTGCTGGAAAATCAGAACGATGAAGTGGTCGCAGTCCAGGGCACACCCGCCTGTCATGCCCTTCGGCCTCCTCATATGTATTACGTTGCAAATCCCCAGACGCTTCGTTCTGGTCTATTACATGCGGTGCTGACATTTGCATCTGACAAGACTGGATCTCGAGATCGCTGATAACCGGGCCCGAAGCCCGAGTGCGGAACGGCCTCGCAAGGCTTTCTGTTAGTCGTCGCCAGCCATAGTTCCAGATTCGATCTCGGCTTGGGTACATAAGAGGTGCCGGCAGAAGCCAACAAAGACAGCCATGCCATATGATGTTTAAGCTGAGTTATAAGGCTGGTTGAACTTTTGAAACGGGATCCCCCTGTGACCGGTATGATCCAAAGCTGATGCCACCTGTTTCCGCGGAGCGCGGCATACTCATCCTTGCTGTTCTGATGTTTCGCGGCTGTGACGGCAGGTTTTCGCACCACATTTTAGGCTAGTGGTCCAAGATTATTAATCAGTCCGGTCAATCTACTCACCTGCACTTGTTCAATGATACGATGGACGATGCAGTCGGAACTTGACCATTAGGTTTACAGGTTGTTTAAGTTTGATTGACCAGCCATGGGTGATCCCCCTTGTTGAAACATGTGCAGACGACAACCCGTTCAGGCGGGCTGCGGATACAGGGACAGGGTATGTTGGTCTCGGATTGATACTGACTCGCCTTGAGGCCGAGACCAGTGCGTGACTCGAAGCGATGACAAGTGCCCAGCCAGCTGATGGTTGTTTATCTTGAACGCTGGTAGGGACGCCCTTGCAAAAAGACAAGACTTACCACGAGTCAGATGATTTCGATGTGCGCAAATATAGGGGGGTGGACTCCTCGTGTTGTGATCAGCTGGACCGACCAAAAAACAACCCTTTTATAGGAGACCTATATGTATTTTTAGTTTACTATCACGGACTAGGAGCTCAGAGTTGGAACTATTATATATCGAAGTGCGTGGCTAAGTCTAAGAATCGCTGCCGGGACTGGCCTAGTAATAAAGTTGGCTGAAAAGCTGGCTGAGAGCGCTTGCTACGGAGGTTAATGTGCGACCTACCTTTTGCGACATTTACTCCCTCAGTCCGTCTTGAAGCTGCTTCCTACTACCTGGCATGCACATTGAGGATGTATGTGAGAATAGACTGAAGCATAATTCACAGTTGCGGTAGCCTAGCCCTTGCTGATGGGGCCAGGTTACTGGTGTTCCTACTGCTGGATCTAAATCGGCTGTCCTTGAAAGAGCCTACCAGGCTTCACGCAACTAACCCAAGCAAGTGCCATCTGAGTGTAATGCTGTCACCAGCAGCTAGCCGCTACTCAGGGCAGTTGCCTAGTGCTGAACTAAGATTGCTGTTCAGGCCCTTGTCAGAACCTCTCAGAAACGATTATCCGTATCAGCAACTGTACTGGTGACAGTATTGAGTTCTATTTGATGCATGAAAGCTACTAGGGAGCGTCACGCAGACATCGCTCCGACAAGCGCGATCTGCGGACGCGCCTGCATAGGCCCGAGGACGCGGAACTGCGTGCTATGGTGTTTGAAGCCATCGAGAGGGAGAACCGGTACCGTTTCTACATTCACAAGCTCTTCCCACCAAGATTCCTCACGAACCGCACTAGGTGGTATATTTTACAAAGGCGGCAGCGGATTTTAGCGAGTTCCAGAAACACCAGAACCGAGGCTTGGATGTTTTGGTATCTGAGACGAGTtgggcgacgaagagggaaTTATAGATAGAGTACGAGATTGGGTTATGAATAACaggcggaagaagaaagacTAAATAGAAGAATCTGAAAAGAACGGAGAGGACACGTTATGTAACCAAAGGCACCGTCGTCTCCTGCCTCGACAGCGACATCCTCGCCTTTCCGCCAGCAATCTCCATCAGTTCATTGCCCAGCTACAACACTGACACTGCGAGTAGTCGGTGCAGCATCAAGCAGGATGCAGTAGAGCTACTTCAGCTTGGGAATGCAAGAAA belongs to Colletotrichum higginsianum IMI 349063 chromosome 5, whole genome shotgun sequence and includes:
- a CDS encoding Interferon-induced GTP-binding protein Mx1 yields the protein MTGNEGESLGDDGYSRTIDKLRELGIADLVPLPQLVVVGDQSSGKSSVLESVTGFAFPRSPELCTRYATQITCRRDETESVHVTIIPSQESNDDRKERLRAFVYSVQKNDMALADVFAKANKTMGLRGVKDGSASGSAFTEDILKIEIGGPKQHHLTVIDVPGIFRTATKDLTTDDDIVLVRNMVQRYIKDQRTIILAVIPCNVDIATQEVLTLAKEVDPDGIRTMGVLTKPDLATERATKQIVCELVEGKRHSLRLGYCVVKNRSADDETSTIKDRNSSEKAFFSAAPWTRLKSTKRVGVGSLSKRLRDLLRDVSKKEFKNVTAEVLRMLRENDLELERMGPSRSGPDAQRRFLGQVASDFQDAARRARDGHYSGMAMFDENPNLRLVTLIVSINEEFNDTFALRGHTRHFDGPIDQEDDMEKSPEPSKPIETDRKLSGILREVGFECPEPLSDSLLADIEIVFHQSRGAELGSFGGSVLAQVFKEQSKKWKPLVLQHVSRAIVIVHDFIGETLRLKCPDDGTFEELHDQFLLPKLRASYQRAMDHAQFLIDVELSGQPYTMNHYFNSNLQVSQATRLQEAIDKVVGPATCNASENGASNGMSKGGGSGSTAAPKTTGGVLGPDRDESPFNFSQQKKDEPSGAAGWWVPRAMIPKLTTNRSNAEQVREDIHDILRSYYKVARKRFVDVVLQQVIFHFLLDARDSPIKIFCPDLVMGMNDRQLRMIAGEDSATQEKREHLARIVENLKLAAEELRFGSK
- a CDS encoding Subtilisin-like protease, whose amino-acid sequence is MKFDIQRSFLLSLGLLSFSVAATDLRREPYHDAVHLLRRATPLTNGTSTGRVIPSSSRPSLPPSTIPPSGATTSRVPSSAPTNPPITTSRPVSSAAPTSTAPVTTTVSNGDTIVVAVGVVVVGGTGGGFFTIAGSAAAPVAVGAGAAVTASSSSEGDKPDDPDRPPSSAPPASSEPPKESTSTSLASSTSTSTSPASSTSTSSVPSGTPTPCVIFPKDGATDQEKKDFLALLDKELGTGNYRETSDTVVLFVSANITAAQETTISSDPLVGGIEPVVKFDTNAGASVPVPNSKRDEDVHEKWWMESLDKLGRIRKRAVVKQDRAPTELIMFSQPPLVDLAVLKSYTYDDSAGADITVYVLDSGYYTKNSEYTGMAVKPRWIFAGAQADRSVEEDADPGGHGSCAGSKVNGPKYGVAKKTNLVVVKAGDSSVDTLDGLNKILEDVRSNKLQGKAIVNFSRSIDKPTTFNRKMIEHYVKEMIREDIVFFAASGNDDREEVADGKATAIDVDAWPPMMAADGVPIINVGAVDNTGKNASFSQGGPLVHVMAPGVQVQCAANSFVFGTQKKDGTSFAAPAVAGLAAYLLALGEYPELYQTGKVAENMKKLLMDMAYQRTPDGGQVAFNGQGAVCSRPSSAKFRRQDLSGEACSVVSSTTTIPPTPTSAPPPPPPASTSNPPAETTAPPPPPPPPAPRTLFSLEEQVDAGTTACFPTTGFSTTPETTYGFSFDVDAGMLVSIQTGSTDEGYHQSQGPWTGTFYAESGSALKICATGTGSGSLPLTFAITEEPSQPVKAPPGGEVFKLDEKLRAGVTSCFPTTGLNIQEGNYGFSYTTADGVIIQIGDSSSGPKYFSGNRASGAGLMYIDFSGGSISICATNGGSAEASLSLSMTQ